From the genome of Muricauda sp. SCSIO 64092, one region includes:
- a CDS encoding 7-carboxy-7-deazaguanine synthase QueE produces MKISKNNGIPEIFHSLQGEGKSIGRPSIFIRTSLCNLHCIWCDTDYTWNWKNTNFKHKSDSKEGYSKFSKENQIIELDTSEIVSIVLGFNCNSIVLTGGEPLIQQFGLVKVMQVLREKSMDYHFEVETNGTIMPTREADALIDQYNVSPKLKNSCITESLRIKPEPLGFFSKSPKANFKFVVSDKGDIEEILALMTTHGIDPNSIYLMSEGTSMDELSEKNNWLVEICKTYNFHFTNRLHVFIWGSKRGI; encoded by the coding sequence GTGAAAATCTCAAAGAACAACGGTATACCGGAAATATTCCATTCCCTGCAGGGAGAGGGAAAATCGATTGGTAGGCCCTCCATATTCATTAGAACCAGTTTGTGCAATCTTCATTGTATTTGGTGTGATACCGATTACACCTGGAATTGGAAGAATACCAATTTTAAACATAAAAGTGACAGCAAGGAGGGCTATTCAAAATTTAGCAAAGAAAACCAAATTATAGAATTGGATACTTCTGAAATTGTTTCCATTGTTTTAGGGTTCAACTGTAACAGTATTGTCCTAACCGGTGGAGAACCTTTGATCCAGCAATTTGGTCTTGTGAAAGTGATGCAGGTTTTGAGGGAGAAGTCAATGGATTATCATTTTGAAGTGGAAACAAACGGGACAATTATGCCCACTAGGGAAGCTGACGCACTGATCGATCAATACAACGTTTCCCCAAAACTTAAAAACTCCTGTATCACGGAATCCCTAAGAATTAAACCGGAGCCACTGGGTTTTTTTAGTAAAAGTCCTAAGGCAAACTTTAAATTTGTAGTCTCCGACAAGGGCGATATTGAAGAAATCCTAGCACTTATGACTACCCATGGGATTGATCCGAATAGCATTTATTTGATGTCCGAAGGAACATCCATGGATGAACTGTCAGAAAAAAACAATTGGCTTGTGGAAATATGTAAAACGTATAATTTTCATTTTACCAATAGGCTCCATGTTTTTATTTGGGGATCAAAAAGGGGAATATGA
- a CDS encoding GNAT family N-acetyltransferase — translation MINLENLALQKLNKGDLKTLVGWAKNEGWNPGKNDFDVFWKTDPDGYYGYFLENKLIAGGAVVSYNREFGFMGLFIVHPKFRGLGIGRKLWYLRRDLLKGRLKNGATIGMDGVVEMQSFYEKGGFNIAFRDERYECMGQKMAVDSAISPIETKDFEKLVDYDTECFGYGRREFLKNWLVIPDSKSFKFSRTNEIKGYAVIREVNSGCKIGPLFADNDSIAEELYKACLNSARGKPVYLDIPVPNGGAVGLVNKYKANYVFECARMYYGEFPEIRMDKVYGITTFELG, via the coding sequence ATGATAAATTTGGAAAACTTGGCATTGCAAAAACTCAACAAGGGCGACCTGAAGACCTTGGTGGGTTGGGCAAAAAACGAGGGATGGAATCCCGGGAAAAATGATTTCGATGTGTTTTGGAAAACCGACCCGGATGGATATTACGGATACTTCCTTGAGAATAAATTAATTGCTGGAGGGGCAGTGGTTTCGTATAATCGGGAGTTTGGATTTATGGGATTGTTCATTGTCCATCCCAAATTCCGAGGTCTGGGAATTGGAAGAAAACTGTGGTACTTAAGAAGGGACCTTCTCAAGGGAAGACTCAAGAATGGCGCAACCATAGGTATGGATGGTGTGGTGGAAATGCAATCTTTTTATGAAAAAGGGGGCTTCAACATCGCCTTTAGGGATGAAAGATATGAATGTATGGGCCAAAAGATGGCCGTTGATAGTGCCATATCCCCGATTGAAACCAAGGATTTTGAAAAATTGGTCGATTATGATACGGAATGCTTTGGCTATGGAAGGAGGGAATTTTTAAAGAACTGGTTGGTGATTCCCGATAGCAAGTCCTTTAAATTTTCAAGAACGAATGAAATCAAGGGGTATGCGGTGATTCGGGAGGTCAATTCCGGATGTAAAATAGGACCCTTGTTTGCAGATAATGATAGCATTGCTGAAGAATTATATAAAGCGTGTTTAAACTCGGCTCGGGGAAAACCGGTGTACCTTGATATTCCGGTACCGAATGGGGGAGCAGTTGGCTTGGTGAACAAATACAAGGCCAATTATGTTTTTGAATGCGCTAGAATGTATTACGGGGAATTCCCGGAAATACGAATGGATAAGGTCTATGGCATTACAACCTTTGAACTGGGATAG
- a CDS encoding thioredoxin family protein encodes MHAIFTSAAKIGLVLFFFLGFRSHAQNVQWMTWQEAVTLAQTEALPKKTFVDVYTDWCGWCKKMDKDTFQNPEVVAYMQEHFYMVKLDAEGKDPIEFQGKTFTYVPSGRKGYHELAATLLRGEMSYPTVVFLDEELNVLSPVPGYKKVGPFLQLARYFGDNIYKEKDWNSYVSGK; translated from the coding sequence ATGCATGCAATTTTTACCTCCGCTGCCAAGATAGGGCTGGTTCTTTTCTTTTTTTTAGGATTCCGGTCCCATGCACAAAATGTGCAATGGATGACCTGGCAGGAAGCCGTAACATTGGCCCAGACAGAGGCCCTGCCCAAAAAAACGTTCGTAGACGTGTACACGGATTGGTGCGGTTGGTGCAAAAAAATGGACAAGGATACCTTTCAAAACCCTGAGGTGGTGGCCTATATGCAGGAGCATTTTTATATGGTAAAGCTTGATGCCGAGGGGAAGGACCCCATAGAATTTCAAGGAAAGACGTTTACCTATGTCCCTTCGGGAAGAAAAGGCTACCATGAGTTGGCCGCTACCCTCTTAAGGGGTGAAATGAGCTATCCTACCGTAGTTTTCCTCGATGAGGAACTGAATGTGCTTTCCCCTGTTCCCGGATATAAAAAGGTAGGGCCCTTTCTACAGCTTGCACGTTATTTTGGGGATAATATCTACAAGGAAAAGGATTGGAACTCCTATGTCTCTGGCAAATAG